One genomic segment of Pandoraea sputorum includes these proteins:
- a CDS encoding RNA polymerase sigma factor gives MTDAHTPGAHASGRFEALALPHLDAAYNLARWLSGSASDADDIVQEAYLRALRFFDGFRGENARAWLLAIVRNTWMTEWRRRSDAADGTPFDEAMHGLHEADRLPGWDDASPGDPEMLAVRRDECALVREALASLPVVFREVLVLREMEDMSYREIETIVGVPAGTVMSRLARGRQMLAAALRAAQASGADASSSSASSSSSSSAQVTRLTRLPLDGTTRGGRDE, from the coding sequence GTGACCGATGCGCATACCCCCGGCGCTCATGCGTCAGGACGATTCGAAGCGCTGGCCTTGCCGCATCTCGATGCGGCCTACAACCTCGCGCGCTGGCTCTCGGGCAGCGCAAGCGATGCAGATGACATCGTGCAGGAGGCCTATCTGCGCGCGCTGCGCTTTTTCGACGGCTTTCGTGGCGAGAACGCGAGAGCCTGGCTGCTGGCCATCGTGCGCAATACATGGATGACCGAGTGGCGACGCCGGTCCGATGCCGCCGACGGCACCCCGTTCGACGAAGCCATGCACGGTTTGCACGAGGCGGATCGACTGCCGGGCTGGGACGACGCGTCACCCGGCGATCCGGAAATGCTGGCCGTGCGCCGCGATGAATGTGCGCTGGTGCGCGAAGCGCTCGCGAGCTTGCCTGTCGTATTCCGCGAAGTGCTGGTTCTGCGTGAGATGGAGGATATGAGTTACCGGGAAATCGAGACGATCGTCGGCGTACCTGCGGGCACGGTCATGTCGCGGCTCGCACGCGGCAGACAGATGCTTGCGGCGGCATTGCGCGCGGCGCAAGCGAGTGGGGCGGACGCGTCATCGTCTTCCGCGTCTTCTTCGTCTTCCTCATCTGCGCAAGTGACACGCCTGACGCGCTTGCCGCTCGATGGCACGACTCGGGGA
- a CDS encoding cupredoxin domain-containing protein translates to MKSSSSSPSCPSSRLSPHAAQRRTLLAGLSIAATGMLVLAGRAEAAAATDPGAVHIDNFTFSPATLTVKAGTRVTWTNRDDEPHTVTSSSNPRTFASGALDTDGTFAFTFDKPGTYPYYCAIHPHMTGVIVVK, encoded by the coding sequence ATGAAATCGTCTTCTTCGTCTCCTTCTTGTCCTTCTTCTCGCCTGAGTCCGCATGCCGCGCAACGTCGCACGCTGCTGGCAGGTCTCTCGATCGCAGCGACCGGTATGCTCGTGCTCGCTGGGCGAGCCGAGGCCGCCGCGGCCACAGATCCGGGCGCAGTCCACATCGATAACTTCACCTTTTCGCCCGCGACGCTCACCGTCAAAGCTGGCACGCGCGTGACGTGGACCAATCGCGACGACGAGCCGCACACCGTCACGAGTTCGTCGAACCCTCGCACGTTTGCATCCGGTGCACTCGATACCGACGGCACGTTCGCGTTCACCTTCGACAAGCCGGGAACGTACCCGTACTACTGTGCGATTCATCCCCATATGACGGGGGTGATCGTCGTGAAATGA